One part of the Pandoraea faecigallinarum genome encodes these proteins:
- a CDS encoding DEAD/DEAH box helicase translates to MADVNAVPTPGFDSFGLHADILRAIAEQGYTQPTPIQAQAIPVVLSGRDVMGAAQTGTGKTASFSLPIIQRLLPDANTSASPARHPVRALILTPTRELADQVADNVRLYAKHTPLRNTVVFGGVDMNPQKDALRRGVEILIATPGRLLDHVEQKTVNLSQVKMLVLDEADRMLDMGFLPDLQRILNLLPKQRQTLLFSATFSNEIKKLASSYLTSPVTIEVARRNATADTVEQVVYEVDEDDKRAAVVQILNERDLKQVIVFVNSKIGASRLARQLERDGVVTAAIHGDKSQNERMQALEAFKQGNIRALVATDVAARGLDISDLPGVINYDLPYNAEDYVHRIGRTGRAGASGVALSLCAPDERKQLVEIEKLIKRELKRGQMTLERRSRSRDERGERGERYERSERHGRHDGLRVGRSGGAAMPRRVRPEDEFFYKPYEPSPSAGESRHDNRASLDSGAPTAFGVPSEKAPKRQVAALLAGFPRKSG, encoded by the coding sequence ATGGCTGACGTAAATGCTGTTCCGACCCCCGGCTTCGATAGCTTTGGGCTGCATGCGGACATCTTGCGGGCCATCGCCGAGCAGGGCTACACCCAGCCGACGCCGATTCAGGCCCAGGCCATTCCGGTGGTGCTGTCCGGTCGCGACGTCATGGGTGCCGCGCAAACGGGGACCGGCAAGACCGCGAGTTTCTCGCTGCCGATCATTCAGCGCCTGTTGCCCGACGCCAACACGAGTGCATCGCCCGCCCGTCATCCGGTGCGCGCACTGATCCTCACGCCGACACGCGAACTCGCCGATCAGGTGGCAGACAACGTGCGCCTGTACGCGAAGCACACGCCGCTGCGCAACACGGTGGTGTTCGGCGGCGTCGACATGAATCCGCAGAAGGATGCCCTGCGACGCGGTGTCGAAATCCTCATCGCCACGCCGGGCCGTCTGCTCGATCACGTCGAACAGAAGACGGTGAACCTGAGCCAGGTGAAGATGCTGGTGCTCGACGAGGCCGACCGCATGCTGGACATGGGCTTCCTGCCGGATCTTCAGCGCATTCTGAATTTGCTGCCGAAGCAGCGCCAGACGCTGCTTTTCTCGGCAACGTTCTCGAACGAAATCAAGAAGCTCGCATCGAGCTATCTCACGAGTCCGGTCACGATCGAAGTGGCGCGTCGCAATGCGACGGCCGATACGGTCGAGCAGGTCGTCTACGAAGTGGATGAAGACGACAAGCGCGCCGCCGTGGTGCAGATTCTCAACGAGCGCGATCTCAAGCAGGTGATCGTGTTCGTCAACAGCAAGATCGGTGCAAGCCGTCTCGCGCGACAACTGGAGCGCGACGGTGTCGTGACGGCCGCCATTCACGGCGACAAGTCGCAAAACGAGCGCATGCAGGCGCTCGAAGCGTTCAAGCAAGGCAATATCCGCGCGCTGGTCGCGACCGACGTGGCGGCTCGTGGTCTCGACATCTCCGATCTGCCGGGCGTGATCAATTACGATCTGCCGTACAACGCGGAAGACTATGTGCACCGTATCGGCCGTACGGGACGCGCCGGTGCGTCGGGTGTCGCGCTTTCGCTGTGCGCCCCGGACGAGCGCAAGCAACTCGTGGAAATCGAGAAGCTCATCAAGCGCGAACTCAAGCGTGGCCAAATGACGCTGGAGCGTCGCAGCCGTTCGCGCGACGAGCGTGGCGAGCGGGGTGAGCGCTATGAGCGCAGCGAGCGTCATGGCCGTCACGACGGCTTGCGCGTCGGTCGCAGCGGCGGTGCGGCCATGCCACGGCGCGTGCGTCCGGAGGACGAGTTCTTCTACAAGCCTTACGAGCCGTCGCCGTCGGCCGGCGAATCCCGGCACGACAACCGGGCGTCGCTCGACAGCGGTGCGCCGACGGCGTTCGGTGTTCCGTCCGAGAAGGCCCCGAAACGTCAGGTTGCCGCGTTGCTCGCGGGTTTCCCGCGCAAGTCCGGCTGA
- a CDS encoding bile acid:sodium symporter family protein has protein sequence MARPRFLPDNFTLMLVATVALASFLPAHGEGEVAFNLLTNVAIAALFFLHGAKLSREAVLAGATHWRLHLLVFASTFVIFPIVGVVLRPVLSWMVTPELYLGILFLCTLPATVQSAIAFTSMARGNVPAAVCSASASSLFGIFITPVLVGLIVVHHDGNSGASPFDSIGNIMLQLLVPFIAGQLSRKAIGKWVERNRGLLKVVDQGSILLVVYTAFSEAVNTGLWHQIPPLALLGLLGCCAVILTIMLALTTYSARWLGFSREDEITIVFCGSKKSLASGIPMAKVLFATGPLGAIVLPLMLFHQMQLMVCAVLAQRYANRQRTANTATAKAVKPAAGKAVSAAKPGKSDGSSANAGAGR, from the coding sequence ATGGCCAGACCGCGTTTCCTTCCCGACAATTTCACGTTGATGCTGGTCGCCACCGTGGCACTGGCCAGTTTTCTGCCGGCGCACGGCGAGGGCGAAGTCGCCTTCAACCTGCTGACCAACGTGGCGATTGCCGCATTGTTCTTCCTGCACGGCGCGAAATTGTCGCGCGAGGCGGTGCTCGCCGGTGCCACGCACTGGCGTTTGCACCTGCTGGTGTTCGCCAGCACGTTCGTTATCTTTCCGATCGTGGGCGTGGTGCTCAGACCCGTGCTCTCGTGGATGGTGACTCCCGAGTTGTATCTGGGCATCCTGTTCCTTTGCACGCTTCCGGCGACCGTCCAGTCGGCCATCGCCTTTACCTCGATGGCGCGCGGCAACGTGCCGGCGGCCGTGTGCAGCGCGTCGGCGTCGAGCCTGTTCGGCATTTTCATCACGCCGGTGCTGGTCGGCCTGATCGTGGTGCATCACGACGGCAACAGCGGCGCCTCGCCGTTCGACTCCATCGGCAACATCATGTTGCAGCTGCTCGTGCCGTTCATCGCCGGACAACTCTCGCGCAAGGCCATCGGCAAATGGGTCGAGCGCAATCGCGGACTGCTCAAGGTGGTGGATCAGGGCTCGATTCTGCTGGTCGTCTACACGGCCTTCAGCGAGGCGGTGAATACGGGCCTGTGGCATCAGATTCCACCGCTGGCGCTGCTCGGCCTGCTGGGGTGCTGCGCGGTCATTCTGACCATCATGCTGGCGTTGACGACCTATTCGGCACGCTGGCTGGGTTTTTCGCGTGAAGACGAGATCACCATTGTCTTCTGCGGCTCGAAGAAGAGTCTGGCGAGCGGTATCCCGATGGCCAAGGTGCTGTTTGCGACCGGCCCGCTGGGCGCCATCGTACTGCCGCTCATGTTGTTTCATCAGATGCAACTGATGGTCTGCGCCGTTCTGGCGCAACGCTACGCGAACCGGCAGCGCACGGCAAACACGGCGACGGCGAAAGCCGTCAAACCCGCGGCCGGCAAGGCTGTGTCCGCCGCCAAGCCGGGCAAGTCCGACGGCAGCAGCGCCAACGCCGGTGCGGGCCGCTGA
- a CDS encoding LysR family transcriptional regulator: MNISLRQLKVFLAVAEHGSFSRAGEVIGLTQPAVSRGIRELEQELGLKLVDRTTREVTLTEVGASLSATLARVLDELESALRDTHGLAEERRGRVRVASAPTISANLMPECISACAARYPDITLMLRDQVQTLATDSVRHGEVDFGVIVASEGTDDLVGEPIMVEPFLVVCDRSHRFAKQAQVTWKELNGEKLVLLDYASGSRPLIDRALAEHGAYCRVAQEVGHAITVFRMVEAGIGISIMPALALPAVPGLQEPGSRLVALPLIPQIDRTIMLVRRKNRTLSPAAQSVWELIQQITSTQGAPAK, encoded by the coding sequence ATGAATATCTCGCTTCGGCAGCTCAAAGTGTTCCTCGCAGTGGCCGAACATGGCAGTTTCAGCCGGGCGGGCGAGGTTATTGGCCTGACTCAGCCGGCCGTGAGCCGCGGCATACGGGAATTGGAGCAAGAACTCGGTCTCAAGCTGGTGGACCGGACGACACGCGAGGTCACGCTGACCGAAGTGGGCGCCAGCCTCTCCGCCACCCTCGCGCGCGTGCTCGACGAACTGGAAAGCGCCCTGCGCGACACGCACGGGCTGGCCGAAGAGCGACGCGGCCGGGTGCGGGTGGCCAGCGCCCCGACCATCTCCGCGAACCTGATGCCGGAGTGCATTTCCGCCTGTGCCGCCCGGTATCCGGACATCACACTGATGCTGCGCGATCAGGTACAGACTCTGGCGACCGACAGCGTGCGGCATGGCGAAGTGGATTTCGGGGTGATCGTGGCCTCGGAAGGCACGGACGATCTGGTCGGCGAGCCGATCATGGTCGAACCGTTTCTCGTGGTGTGCGACCGCTCGCATCGCTTTGCAAAACAAGCCCAGGTGACGTGGAAGGAACTCAATGGCGAGAAACTCGTGTTGCTCGACTACGCGTCCGGCAGCCGTCCGCTGATCGACCGGGCGCTGGCCGAACATGGTGCTTATTGCCGGGTCGCGCAGGAAGTTGGGCATGCGATCACCGTCTTCCGGATGGTCGAAGCCGGCATCGGCATCAGTATCATGCCGGCGCTGGCCTTGCCGGCAGTGCCCGGGCTTCAGGAACCGGGCAGCCGTCTCGTTGCGCTGCCGTTGATTCCGCAGATCGACCGCACCATCATGCTCGTGCGCCGCAAGAACCGGACGCTCTCGCCCGCCGCCCAGTCGGTCTGGGAATTGATCCAGCAAATCACGTCGACGCAAGGCGCACCCGCAAAGTAA
- the wrbA gene encoding NAD(P)H:quinone oxidoreductase — translation MANAKILVVFYSMYGHIYKMAEAVAEGARSVASAEVTVMQVPELVPDDVLEKSGAKAARAAFASVPVARVDQLVEYDAIIFGTPTRFGNMTAQMRNFLDQTGGLWAKGALVGKVGSVFASTATQHGGQETTITSFHTTLLHHGMVIVGVPYTEPGLTNMAEITGGSPYGATTLAAGDGSRQPSENELKIARTQGRHVAEIAAALKHGRTL, via the coding sequence ATGGCCAACGCCAAGATCCTGGTGGTGTTCTATAGCATGTACGGGCACATCTACAAGATGGCCGAAGCGGTTGCCGAAGGTGCACGCAGTGTCGCCAGCGCCGAAGTCACTGTCATGCAAGTCCCTGAACTCGTGCCCGACGACGTCCTCGAGAAGAGCGGCGCGAAGGCCGCACGCGCCGCATTTGCGAGCGTGCCCGTCGCGCGCGTCGACCAACTCGTCGAATACGACGCGATCATTTTCGGCACCCCTACCCGCTTCGGCAACATGACCGCGCAGATGCGCAACTTCCTCGACCAGACCGGCGGCCTCTGGGCCAAGGGGGCGCTCGTTGGCAAAGTCGGCAGCGTCTTCGCCAGCACCGCGACCCAGCACGGCGGGCAGGAAACGACGATCACCAGCTTCCACACCACGCTGCTCCACCACGGCATGGTCATCGTCGGCGTGCCGTACACCGAACCGGGCCTCACCAACATGGCGGAAATTACCGGCGGCAGCCCCTATGGTGCGACCACGCTCGCGGCGGGCGACGGCTCCCGGCAACCCAGCGAAAACGAGTTGAAGATCGCCAGGACGCAAGGCCGTCACGTCGCGGAAATCGCCGCCGCCCTCAAGCACGGCCGCACGCTCTAA
- the blaOXA gene encoding OXA-62 family carbapenem-hydrolyzing class D beta-lactamase yields the protein MKTTISRWRRIAFVLRLASALVSPVMFTTPAHAAEGEKSASVHMTERADWGKYFAAENVKGTIVVLDGKTQTYQAFDAARAQRRMSPASTYKIFNSLLALESGALDNEREIIPWDGKPRRVKAWNAAMDLRTAFRVSCLPCYQAVSHKIPREYAQAKLNALGYGNRTIGRAADAYWVDDSLQISAREQVDFLQRLARGTLPFSARTQDIVRQISIVEANADYVLHGKTGWFVDKKPDIGWWVGWLERDGNLTMVALNMDMGGDADGPKRARIVRSVLKDLKLI from the coding sequence ATGAAAACGACAATCTCCCGCTGGCGACGCATTGCCTTCGTATTGCGTCTGGCCTCGGCGCTCGTCTCTCCCGTCATGTTCACGACGCCGGCGCATGCCGCCGAGGGGGAGAAAAGTGCCTCCGTGCACATGACCGAACGCGCCGACTGGGGCAAGTATTTCGCGGCGGAAAACGTCAAGGGCACGATCGTCGTGTTAGACGGCAAGACGCAGACATATCAGGCGTTCGATGCCGCACGCGCGCAGCGCCGCATGTCGCCTGCATCGACGTACAAGATATTCAACAGCCTGCTGGCGCTGGAGTCGGGGGCGCTGGACAACGAGCGCGAGATCATTCCCTGGGATGGCAAGCCGCGCCGCGTGAAGGCATGGAACGCCGCGATGGATCTGCGCACGGCGTTTCGCGTGTCGTGTCTGCCGTGCTACCAAGCCGTGTCGCACAAGATCCCGCGCGAGTATGCGCAGGCGAAACTCAATGCGCTCGGGTACGGCAATCGCACCATCGGGCGCGCGGCAGATGCGTATTGGGTCGATGACAGCTTGCAGATCTCGGCGCGCGAACAGGTCGATTTCCTGCAACGTCTCGCGCGCGGCACGTTGCCGTTCTCGGCGAGAACGCAGGACATCGTGCGTCAGATTTCGATCGTGGAAGCCAACGCCGACTACGTGCTTCACGGCAAGACGGGGTGGTTCGTCGACAAGAAGCCGGATATCGGCTGGTGGGTCGGCTGGCTCGAACGCGACGGCAATCTCACGATGGTCGCGTTGAACATGGACATGGGAGGCGACGCCGACGGGCCGAAGCGTGCGCGCATCGTGCGCAGCGTGCTCAAGGATCTGAAGTTGATCTGA